One segment of Babesia bigemina genome assembly Bbig001, chromosome : II DNA contains the following:
- a CDS encoding RNA-binding protein P22H7.02c, putative, which produces MRVGSNTRVIIKNLPLSLDEKGVERLISDKCKELGLELTDCKLLCKNATNPKAKNAKNAGGKEAAVSRGLCFVGFADEKDATKFKEYYDGTYFRACKVTIEFSRPPPRTLPEGSDEPKKTERVVAKSKRDCGDGEVATTLVKQVRKYTKAGVSGERKHTVFEDNDAQSDSETGGSQTHDPEPPSDADEQEESTDNLDRVILFNLPYNVTEAAIRELCRPFGPITDIHLPLNRQNDADSDGGKLTKGYCYVSWVFPSDAVKFRDAKNRTIFCGRIMHVNLAKPKDNGSSGEAATYEEFSRRFARRNTEKSSYKREMQKKKLANAENATIWNTLHIDINATISAVSRQLELDKRDIVDEANAAVNVALSETLVLNKLTKWLDEQGVDYQQFQVSKSAETKDQDAGKDADSTENEVKRVTRSDDTLIVKNLPSDADEADLVEKFAKYGQLLRLAIAPYAVMGIVQYLEPKAAQAAFRGLAYTPYLGLPLYLEWAPVKLIREGAPVPALATKKKPAGKSAVEQPRGSEPPAAGDLSQEAEAEDDAEVSTNVSIYLKNLNFKTRDDALKNHFGSCRGYVSSKVVMKDNATLSRGFGFVEFDSLANAKAAIRAKTGLLIDGKVIEMSIAKRAEKPPAEIAESRILEATNKIIVKNLAFQATRQDLYKMFSYYGNVKSVRIPKSLKSNNRGFAFVEFLSKQESARAVEALQHTHLYGRHLVLEFAEEDPAEGQLAE; this is translated from the coding sequence ATGAGGGTCGGCAGTAACACCCGGGTCATCATCAAAAACCTGCCTCTGTCGCTCGACGAGAAGGGTGTCGAGCGCCTAATATCGGATAAGTGCAAGGAGCTCGGTCTTGAGCTCACGGACTGCAAGCTGCTGTGCAAGAACGCCACGAACCCAAAGGCCAAGAACGCGAAGAACGCCGGCGGCAAAGAGGCCGCGGTGTCGCGCGGGCTGTGCTTCGTTGGGTTTGCCGACGAGAAAGACGCGACCAAGTTCAAGGAGTACTACGATGGCACCTACTTCCGGGCCTGCAAGGTCACTATTGAGTTCTCCCGTCCGCCGCCCCGCACGCTGCCGGAGGGCAGCGACGAACCTAAGAAAACCGAACGGGTGGTTGCGAAGTCGAAGCGTGACTGTGGCGACGGTGAGGTGGCGACAACGCTGGTGAAGCAGGTCAGGAAGTACACGAAGGCCGGCGTGTCCGGTGAGAGGAAGCACACGGTGTTCGAGGACAACGACGCGCAAAGCGACTCCGAGACGGGCGGAAGTCAGACCCACGACCCGGAACCTCCAAGCGACGCTGATGAACAGGAGGAATCCACCGACAACCTGGACAGGGTGATTTTGTTTAACCTGCCGTACAATGTCACCGAGGCGGCAATCAGGGAGCTGTGCAGACCCTTCGGTCCCATCACCGACATCCACCTGCCGCTGAATCGGCAGAATGACGCTGATTCGGACGGCGGGAAGCTCACCAAGGGCTACTGCTACGTGTCGTGGGTGTTCCCATCCGACGCGGTAAAGTTCCGCGACGCGAAAAATCGCACCATATTCTGCGGGCGGATAATGCACGTCAACCTGGCGAAGCCGAAGGACAACGGCAGCAGCGGTGAGGCGGCTACGTACGAGGAATTCAGCCGGCGATTCGCGCGCAGGAACACGGAGAAATCGTCGTACAAGCGGGAGATGCAGAAGAAGAAGCTGGCCAACGCCGAGAACGCTACCATTTGGAACACGCTTCACATcgacatcaacgcaaccatTTCTGCAGTGTCCCGTCAACTGGAACTTGACAAACGGGACATCGTGGACGAGGCTAACGCAGCCGTAAACGTGGCGCTATCGGAGACACTGGTTCTGAACAAGCTCACCAAGTGGCTCGACGAGCAGGGTGTGGACTACCAGCAGTTCCAGGTGTCGAAATCGGCAGAAACAAAGGATCAGGACGCGGGGAAGGATGCGGATAGCACGGAAAACGAGGTCAAGCGGGTGACTCGATCGGACGACACGTTGATCGTGAAGAACCTCCCGAGCGACGCTGACGAGGCTGACCTGGTCGAGAAATTCGCCAAATAcggccagctgctgcgactCGCCATTGCGCCGTACGCAGTCATGGGCATTGTGCAGTACCTGGAGCCTAAGGCCGCCCAAGCGGCCTTTCGGGGCTTGGCGTACACGCCGTACCTCGGGCTGCCGCTGTACCTCGAGTGGGCGCCGGTCAAGCTCATACGCGAAGGGGCGCCAGTTCCGGCGCTCGCCACCAAGAAGAAACCGGCTGGCAAGTCGGCGGTGGAGCAACCACGCGGAAGCGAACCACCCGCCGCCGGGGACCTATCGCAAGAGGCCGAGGCTGAGGACGACGCTGAGGTTTCAACCAACGTGAGCATTTACCTCAAGAACCTCAACTTCAAGACCCGCGACGACGCCCTCAAGAACCACTTCGGCTCGTGCAGGGGCTACGTTTCCAGCAAGGTGGTCATGAAGGACAACGCCACCCTCTCCCGAGGTTTCGGTTTTGTGGAGTTCGACAGCCTGGCCAACGCCAAGGCCGCGATCAGGGCCAAAACCGGGCTTTTGATAGACGGTAAGGTCATCGAAATGTCCATCGCCAAGCGCGCGGAGAAGCCGCCAGCCGAGATTGCGGAGAGCAGAATCCTCGAGGCCACCAACAAGATAATCGTCAAGAACCTGGCCTTCCAGGCCACCCGGCAGGACCTGTACAAAATGTTCAGCTACTACGGGAACGTCAAGTCCGTCCGCATCCCCAAGAGCCTCAAAAGCAACAACAGGGGGTTCGCCTTCGTGGAGTTCCTCAGCAAGCAGGAGAGCGCGCGCGCCGTCGAGGCGCTGCAACACACACACCTCTACGGGCGCCACCTTGTGCTGGAATTCGCGGAGGAAGACCCGGCGGAGGGCCAATTGGCCGAGTGA
- a CDS encoding smc family/structural maintenance of chromosome, putative yields MHIESIILDGFKSYSTRTVIGPLDPHFNAVTGLNGSGKSNVLDSLCFCLGISDLSCVRASKLDDLIYKQGQAGITKATVTVVLNNLRQPSPLPDAYRKMPEVTITRQIALGGRNRYFLNGHPSTPKAIADFFQCARMNVNNPRFLIMQGRVTKVVNMRPKELLALIEEASGTRIYENKRAAAMRLIQRKNQKLEEIDTIVREEIEPQMKRLKNDCDNYIRWSNAKEESARLERFDVAHKYWVAKNRASTSATRQEEVIAEKSAMQQDLSALEERHAQLQLLFNQKRAEIERGNVPVSELQRHRDTLAADIAKMKTDVTLLQSDVDELQSAAQEARQDIANASRDLQARQKASQGEADAISQLNETLKRNKAKVAELEAALGLVTAAPAKPGAKTVGGSRQHQLKDMKSELVRLEAEEAAITNFVGHTEREIAEHRSRAAALAAEMRNFERNREETQLQRDRVAERYDSAKAELDRNGGERAVTDMERRLRELREKRDRTTEMVHMLEADLNRSRTRCNVPAHLGSRSMTDLKAPYYGQAFELVHLKPHRQEQVALPVHLLFQFKLYYLVARDKECAKAILEHNRFSRHTQKVTVLPLNDTMVGRVASEQDVQHCRTLVGAAANDADTVAGYMDILDFDPKFTKLARYIAGNALICSTSEIARKIAYQQDRSRAFRTATLQGDKFDVGGSMSGGSNRGMHMVLLVASRLRDAQQQLNALNTEYATLQGALKAANGALTLHDDLKRQLEICNSNLRSINERIDSFAATTAMRRVDELQKAIHEKRELMGALSTQKRDLERKIQEFEADLVDWEQNRAKKEGEAKVELKRLKAEIRKDTQALDQMSQAMSAVQLEQDHLQRRVATAEEELVQKTNAASALQQKISDMQGTLSRRGSELAEVDSQLAEATRQLCDSQEEVSRLQRDLEGINQKKTQLTLSLKKLEYTLQEVEKDEQDALLVADKLLRDNPWIVAEEENFNRRGTTFDFSNIRLETVTKRLNELQQLRHDLARRVNRKAQQLYEKMEGDYRDLMQKKRKVEEDRDKIHSVIAELDVKKHENINEIFRTVTRYFADIFHVLLSNAEAKLVPVDGDITNGIEMKVGFNGAWKNSLAELSGGQRSLLALSLILAMLKVRPAPIYILDEVDAALDLSHTQNIGKMIKTQFPNSQFLIVSLKEGMFSNANVLFRTRFVDGASTIVRHALHDKQGTKRHKDGNA; encoded by the coding sequence ATGCACATTGAGTCGATCATATTGGATGGCTTCAAAAGCTACTCCACTCGCACGGTGATAGGGCCGCTGGATCCACACTTCAACGCGGTCACGGGACTTAATGGCAGCGGCAAGTCGAATGTGCTGGACAGCCTCTGTTTCTGCCTCGGCATCTCCGATCTGTCCTGCGTGCGCGCGAGCAAATTGGACGACCTGATCTACAAGCAGGGTCAGGCGGGAATCACGAAGGCGACGGTGACGGTCGTGCTAAATAATCTGCGGCAGCCGAGTCCGCTGCCTGACGCCTATCGCAAGATGCCCGAGGTCACCATCACCAGGCAAATCGCGCTTGGGGGCCGGAACCGCTACTTCCTCAACGGCCACCCATCCACGCCGAAGGCCATTGCCGACTTCTTCCAGTGCGCCCGCATGAACGTGAACAACCCGCGGTTCCTCATCATGCAGGGGCGGGTCACCAAGGTCGTCAACATGCGGCCGAAGGAGCTCCTCGCGCTCATCGAGGAGGCGTCGGGCACCCGCATATACGAAAACAAGAGGGCCGCTGCCATGAGGCTCATACAGCGCAAGAACCAGAAGCTCGAGGAGATCGACACGATCGTGAGGGAGGAGATAGAGCCGCAGATGAAACGGCTGAAGAACGATTGCGACAACTACATCAGGTGGAGCAACGCCAAGGAGGAGTCGGCGAGGCTCGAGCGGTTCGACGTCGCGCACAAGTACTGGGTGGCCAAGAACCGGGCGTCGACCAGCGCGACGCGTCAAGAGGAGGTCATCGCCGAAAAATCCGCGATGCAACAGGACCTATCGGCGCTGGAGGAAAGGCATGCACAATTGCAGCTGCTATTCAACCAGAAACGCGCCGAAATCGAACGTGGAAACGTTCCGGTGTcggagctgcagcgccacaGAGACACGTTGGCCGCCGATATTGCGAAGATGAAGACGGACGTCACCCTCCTGCAGAGCGACGTCGACGAGCTGCAAAGCGCAGCCCAAGAGGCAAGGCAGGACATCGCAAACGCATCGCGTGACCTACAAGCACGACAGAAGGCCTCGCAAGGTGAGGCCGATGCTATATCGCAACTGAATGAGACGCTCAAGAGGAACAAGGCGAAGGTGGCTGAGCTAGAGGCCGCTCTGGGGCTGGTGACCGCGGCGCCAGCAAAACCCGGCGCCAAAACTGTCGGTGGATCTAGGCAGCACCAGTTGAAGGACATGAAATCCGAGCTCGTGCGGCTGGAAGCGGAAGAAGCCGCCATCACGAACTTCGTGGGCCACACCGAGCGCGAGATCGCCGAGCACAGGAGCCGCGCAGCTGCACTGGCCGCTGAGATGCGAAACTTCGAGAGAAACCGAGAGGAAACGCAGTTGCAAAGGGACAGAGTGGCTGAGAGATATGATTCCGCCAAAGCGGAACTTGACCGTAATGGCGGGGAGAGGGCAGTAACTGACATGGAACGTCGGTTACGTGAACTCCGTGAGAAACGCGATCGCACGACGGAAATGGTTCACATGTTAGAAGCGGACCTCAACAGATCACGCACGCGATGTAACGTGCCCGCGCACCTGGGCAGCCGGAGCATGACCGATCTTAAGGCGCCATACTACGGGCAGGCTTTCGAGCTGGTGCACCTCAAACCGCATCGCCAAGAGCAAGTTGCGCTGCCTGTGCACCTGCTCTTCCAGTTCAAACTGTACTACCTAGTTGCACGGGACAAGGAATGCGCAAAGGCCATTTTAGAGCACAACAGGTTCTCAAGGCACACACAGAAAGTCACGGTGCTGCCACTCAACGACACCATGGTCGGCAGGGTGGCCTCCGAGCAGGACGTGCAGCACTGCCGCACACTTGTGGGCGCAGCTGCCAACGACGCCGACACTGTCGCGGGGTACATGGACATACTCGATTTCGACCCCAAATTCACCAAGCTCGCCAGGTACATCGCCGGCAATGCGCTCATCTGCAGCACCAGCGAGATCGCACGCAAAATCGCTTACCAACAGGACCGATCCCGAGCGTTCCGCACTGCAACTCTGCAGGGCGACAAATTCGATGTTGGCGGGTCGATGTCCGGGGGGTCGAACAGGGGAATGCACATGGTGCTCCTGGTGGCCAGCCGCCTGCGAGAcgctcagcagcagctgaacgCCCTCAACACCGAATACGCTACCCTGCAAGGCGCATTAAAAGCAGCGAACGGCGCTCTAACTCTGCACGATGATTTGAAAAGGCAACTGGAAATCTGTAATAGCAACCTCAGGAGCATCAACGAACGCATCGACAGTTTCGCAGCCACCACAGCGATGCGCCGGGTGGACGAGCTCCAGAAGGCCATCCATGAAAAACGTGAACTTATGGGCGCGTTGAGCACTCAAAAGCGTGACCTGGAAAGAAAAATTCAGGAATTCGAGGCGGACCTGGTCGATTGGGAGCAGAATCGTGCGAAGAAGGAGGGCGAGGCGAAGGTGGAACTGAAACGCTTGAAAGCAGAAATCAGGAAAGATACACAAGCGTTGGACCAAATGAGTCAGGCCATGTCAGCCGTGCAACTCGAACAAGATCACCTGCAACGCCGTGTGGCCACTGCCGAGGAGGAGCTGGTTCAGAAAACTAACGCAGCGTCTGCGCTGCAACAGAAAATATCGGATATGCAAGGAACGTTGTCTCGTCGCGGTTCGGAGTTAGCCGAGGTCGACTCGCAGTTGGCGGAGGCCACTCGTCAGCTCTGTGACTCACAGGAAGAGGTTAGTCGTCTGCAGCGTGACCTCGAGGGCATAAACCAAAAGAAGACTCAGCTAACCCTGAGTCTTAAAAAGCTGGAATACACGctgcaagaggtggaaaagGATGAGCAAGACGCCCTGCTGGTCGCCGATAAGTTGCTGCGGGACAACCCGTGGATCGTTGCCGAGGAGGAAAACTTCAACCGCCGTGGCACCACCTTCGACTTCAGCAACATCAGGCTGGAAACGGTGACAAAGCGCCTTAacgagctgcagcagttgcGCCACGACCTCGCACGCCGCGTCAACCGCAAGGCGCAGCAACTGTACGAGAAGATGGAGGGCGACTACCGCGACTTGATGCAGAAGAAACGCAAGGTGGAGGAGGACCGCGACAAGATACACAGCGTCATAGCCGAACTCGACGTGAAGAAGCACGAGAACATAAACGAGATCTTCCGAACCGTCACGCGCTACTTCGCTGACATCTTCCACGTGCTGCTCTCCAACGCCGAGGCGAAGCTGGTGCCTGTTGACGGCGACATAACCAACGGCATTGAGATGAAGGTCGGGTTTAATGGCGCGTGGAAGAACTCGCTGGCCGAGCTGTCTGGAGGACAGAGATCGCTCTTGGCATTGTCTCTAATCCTTGCAATGCTCAAAGTCCGGCCGGCGCCCATCTACATTCTCGACGAGGTCGACGCCGCACTCGACCTCAGCCACACTCAGAATATCGGCAAAATGATCAAGACCCAGTTTCCAAACTCACAATTTCTCATTGTCAGCCTCAAAGAAGGCATGTTCTCCAACGCCAATGTGCTATTCAGGACTCGCTTCGTCGACGGGGCGTCCACCATTGTGCGCCATGCCCTACACGATAAGCAAGGGACGAAGAGACACAAAGACGGGAACGCGTAA
- a CDS encoding myb-like DNA-binding/DnaJ domain containing protein, putative gives MTERGPLALCGSAFNGEQAVVFKSEKAVRRVEPAGFAFFLSREWQLQVPYEDMLRPRQIEHVDRPTIDRVEAYLTRLKVEQHDGKHVFALKKQWADILSEGTQTAPLTDRSEVGTDDSPKLQKAASRKCLGLVRDFVAKNQNAYELLNVCDSDDITTIKANYKKIVLLLHPDKAAHTRVPQEMAQYAAKYRLRNLCEEERKQQFLLLQDAFTIMSDPQLRHEYDCSLPFDENIPTKEQVRDAEDFFALFAPVFELNARWSNTKPVPAIGAQDATDDEVDAFYDFWRNFETTRTFSHAAPHLLDDAESREEKRWMERENLKVQKKLVKKEMVRIQKLVDLAQAHDPRLKARAERRRLEKIERQKQIEQETLRDQREREEAEARRRDELERSLNREKFEKQIVKKLRQHIRAIGAKLPNGAELSQHFDRLSELDYEFVKEACQDIYALIGHATQIEGCEESLQFVKRMDAIVKSAVLSDPKPYEEVLLRVSAQISPPVVSAATEVKEAKRTDAEEDAPAPWTPDELSRLSKAVELHVAGVTDRWSLIAKHVKTKTAAQCIQMAREVAAGKRVATGAANSASSSVVYGEMWSAEQQSEFEAALSKYPSSLDPATRWRMIASEVQGKTPKECLSRFKMIKATIAAAATRNSNNTN, from the exons ATGACGGAGCGTGGTCCGCTTGCGCTTTGCGGGTCTGCGTTTAACGGCGAGCAGGCGGTGGTGTTCAAGTCGGAGAAGGCTGTACGCCGCGTCGAGCCGGCCGGTTTCGCCTTCTTCCTGAGTCGGGAATGGCAGCTGCAGGTGCCGTACGAGG ACATGCTTCGGCCGAGGCAGATCGAGCACGTCGACCGGCCTACGATCGACCGCGTCGAGGCGTACCTGACCAGGTTGAAAGTGGAGCAACATGACGGGAAGCACGTGTTTGCGCTGAAGAAGCAGTGGGCGGATATTCTGTCCGAGGGCACGCAGACGGCGCCGCTGACCGACCGGTCCGAGGTCGGCACGGATGACTCCCCGAAGCTGCAGAAGGCCGCCTCGCGTAAATGCCTGGGTCTGGTCAGGGACTTCGTGGCGAAGAACCAGAACGCGTAcgagctgctcaacgtGTGCGACTCTGACGACATCACGACGATCAAGGCCAACTACAAGAAGAtagtgctgctgctgcacccgGACAAGGCTGCGCACACTCGCGTGCCGCAGGAAATGGCGCAGTACGCGGCCAAGTACCGGCTGAGGAACCTATGCGAGGAGGAGCGCAAGCAGCAGTttttgctgctgcaggacgCCTTCACCATCATGAGCGACccccagctgcggcacgAGTACGACTGCAGCCTGCCCTTCGACGAGAACATACCGACGAAGGAGCAGGTGAGGGACGCGGAAGACTTCTTCGCGCTTTTCGCGCCCGTGTTCGAGCTCAACGCGAG GTGGTCGAACACCAAGCCCGTGCCCGCCATAGGCGCGCAGGACGCCACTGACGACGAAGTGGACGCGTTTTACGACTTCTGGCGCAACTTCGAGACGACGCGTACGTTCAGCCATGCGGCGCCGCACCTGCTGGACGACGCGGAGTCCAGGGAGGAGAAGCGCTGGATGGAGCGCGAGAACCTCAAGGTGCAGAAGAAGCTGGTGAAGAAGGAGATGGTGCGCATCCAGAAGCTGGTGGACCTCGCCCAGGCACA CGACCCGCGTCTGAAGGCGCGTGCCGAGCGAAGGCGGCTTGAGAAGATCGAACGGCAGAAACAGATCGAACAGGAAACGCTCAGGGACCA GCGGGAGCGTGAGGAGGCGGAGGCCAGGCGTCGCGACGAGCTGGAGCGGTCGCTCAACCGGGAAAAGTTTGAGAAGCAGATCGTGAAGAAGCTGCGTCAACACATTCGGGCAATCGGCGCTAAGCTACCCAACGGCGCCGAATTATCGCAACATTTCGACCGGCTATCGGAGTTGGACTACGAGTTTGTCAAGGAGGCGTGCCAGGACATTTATGCGCTCATCGGCCACGCAACGCAGATCGAGGGCTGTGAGGAATCGCTCCAATTCGTGAAGCGCATGGACGCCATCGTCAAGTCCGCCGTGCTGTCCGATCCCAAGCCGTACGAGGAGGTCCTGCTGCGCGTGTCTGCACAGATCTCGCCACCCGTGGTGTCCGCGGCAACcgaggtgaaggaggcgAAGCGAACAGACGCGGAGGAGGACGCTCCCGCCCCGTGGACCCCTGATGAACTATCGCGACTCTCCAAGGCCGTCGAATTACACGTGGCGGGTGTCACTGACCGCTGGAGCCTTATTGCAAAACACGTTAAGACCAAGACGGCCGCGCAGTGCATCCAGATGGCCAGAGAGGTAGCTGCTGGGAAGCGGGTCGCTACCGGCGCCGCCAACTCGGCGAGTTCTAGCGTTGTGTACGGTGAGATGTGGAGTGCTGAGCAGCAGAGCGAGTTCGAGGCTGCGCTTTCGAAGTACCCGTCTTCGTTGGACCCGGCTACGAGGTGGCGCATGATCGCGTCTGAAGTGCAGGGCAAAACGCCCAAGGAGTGCCTCAGCAGGTTCAAAATGATCAAGGCCACCATCGCCGCAGCGGCCACGCGAAACTCAAACAACACAAATTAA
- a CDS encoding histone 2B protein, putative gives MVSKKIEKKVKKKVRSETYGTYIFKVLKQVHPDTGISKKSMMIMNSFITDTFDKIASEASKLCKYNKKETLSSREVQTAVRLVLPGELSKHAVSEGTKAVTKFTGK, from the coding sequence ATGGTGTCGAAGAAGATTGAGAAAAAGGTGAAGAAGAAGGTCCGTTCGGAGACGTACGGTACCTACATCTTCAAGGTGCTTAAGCAAGTTCACCCAGACACCGGTATTAGCAAGAAGTCCATGATGATCATGAACTCCTTCATTACCGACACCTTCGACAAGATCGCCAGCGAGGCCAGCAAGCTTTGCAAATACAACAAGAAGGAGACCCTTAGCTCCCGCGAGGTGCAGACTGCGGTCAGGCTTGTTCTCCCTGGTGAGCTGTCGAAGCACGCCGTGTCTGAGGGTACCAAGGCAGTGACTAAGTTCACTGGTAAGTAA
- a CDS encoding PPPDE peptidase domain-containing protein, giving the protein MLGRLRLTPGSTSFARALGILVLAVLVLRSLGPVVDSAAFRISSAPSALRIPAQKLPPPSATEVNSCECPSKSHLASCSLKRASMSEQLKDDAGAGLTPVYLKVYDLSRGMASMISMPLLGFQMDGLWHTSIAVFGNEYLFGQGISYCEEARCEEATNLPLTRKILLGETSVTKELFHEYIDSLQVTFSPESYHLLRWNCNHFTNTAAEFLTGNGIPDEYVKMIDRIEQSPSGKIVLGLIEKSFNRDPSSFSVPTGR; this is encoded by the exons ATGCTAGGTCGCCTTCGCCTGACACCGGGATCGACGTCGTTTGCGAGAGCACTCGGAATTCTTGTTCTAGCCGTGTTGGTGTTGAGAAGTTTGGGGCCAGTTGTGGATTCTGCGGCGTTCCGGATATCGTCAGCACCTTCTGCGCTCCGGATTCCGGCGCAAAAATTGCCACCACCTTCA GCTACAGAGGTGAATTCCTGCGAATGCCCCAGTAAAAGCCATTTGGCGTCGTGTTCGTTGAAGCGTGCCAGCATGTCGGAGCAGTTGAAGGACGACGCGGGCGCCGGCCTGACCCCAGTATACCTGAAGGTGTACGACCTTTCCCGTGGCATGGCGTCCATGATATCGATGCCCCTGCTGGGATTCCAGATGGACGGACTGTGGCACACCAGCATCGCCGTATTCGGCAACGAGTACTTGTTCG GCCAGGGCATATCCTATTGCGAGGAGGCGCGCTGCGAAGAGGCGACCAATCTGCCGTTGACTCGCAAGATTTTGCTTGGTGAGACCAGCGTCACCAAAGAGCTGTTCCACGA ATACATCGACAGCTTGCAAGTCACCTTCTCCCCGGAATCCTACCACCTGTTGCGCTGGAACTGCAACCACTTCACAAACACCGCGGCGGAATTCCTCACCGGGAACGGCATCCCCGACGAGTACGTGAAGATGATCGATCGCATTGAGCAAAGCCCGAGCGGAAAAATTGTGCTCGGCCTTATAGAG AAATCCTTCAATCGTGATCCCAGCTCCTTCTCTGTTCCCACGGGTCGCTAA